A window of Kribbella sp. NBC_00382 genomic DNA:
CGGGAGCCGCGGCGCCGGTCGCAACGAGCGCAAGCGACCGCGCCTGAAGCGTAAGCCCGAGATCCATCGCCTCGATCGGATTCCCGCCCGCGCTGACCAGGTTGATCATCCGCGTCTGCGCCAGCACCGTGATCCGACGACCGTCCGGCTGCTCGTACGTCTCATGCAACGCCGTCAGCCGCGCAGAGCGTTCGTCGACGGCAACGGCCGCGCTCGCCGCGGGATCGGTGACCGAGCCACCCGAACGCGCCCCGAGCCGGGTCGGCGGCCCGAGGCGTCGGAGGTCAAGCTCCCACGGGTAGTGCCCGACTCCGGCGATCACCGAATTGTCGGGTAGCGCGGCGATGCCTTCGTCGGTGATGACATCGGGCTGGCCGGTGGCCAGGAACAGCAGCTCGGTCTCGGCGAGGAGCGTGTCGAGCCGGCCGACCTGGTGACCGTCGAGGGCAGCTTCCAGGCGACGGTACGGGTCGAGGTCGGCGACGCTGACCCGAGCGCCCAACTGCCGCAACGTCTGCGCGACTCCGCGGCCGCAGGGTCCGTAGCCGGCCACGGTCGCCCGGGCGCCGGGGATCATCCGGTTGGTCGCGTTCATGAACCCCTGGACCACCGACTGCCCGACTCCCCAGCGGTTCTCGACGAGCAGCTTGAGGTAGCTGTCGTTGATCACGATGACGGGGAACCGCGGCTGGTCCTCGCGTTGCCGCAGGAGCAGGGCGCCGGTCGTCGTCTCCTCGGTGCCGCCGAGGAAATCCGCGGGCAAGCCCTTGTCGAGCAGGGCGCGGATGAGATCGGCGCCGTTGTCGAGGACGAGGTGCGGGTCACAGGACAGCACGTCCTCGAGCCGGGGAGCGTCGTCATCGGCGGCCGCGCGGACATGGACTCCAAGCGTGATGAGCCAGTCGGCGACGTCCTGTCGCGTAGTACCGGGTGAGCCGGTCAGCCAGACTTCGGCGCCGGCTTCGATCAGCAGGGCGCAGAGGACGGCTGTCTTGGGCTCGATGTGCAGGCAGATGGCGATCCGCAGGCCGTTGAGCGGGGTGAGATCGGTGTCGAGCAGGAGGGGCATGTTCTGTGCCGCCCAGCGCACGTCGGCATGGGTGAACAGGGAGAGGTCGTGCATGAGTGATCCTTCGCAGCGAAAGGAGAAAGGTGACGGTCGGCTCGGCTGAACAGCCGCCGGCCTACTGGTACAGGTCGCTGTGGTACGAGTGGTCGCCGAAGATCACCGCGGCACGCACGGCGGATCGGTCCGTCTCACTCAGCACCCTTTGAGGGTAACCCACCTCGGTGGTCGCCTAGGCTTGACCTCATGCGAGTAGGAGTGTTTGGAGCAACCGGTCAGGTCGGCGGCGTGATGCGGCAGTTGCTGGTGGAGCGGAAGTTTCCGGTCGATGAGATCCGGTACTTCGCGTCCGTCCGCTCGGCCGGTAGCCAGCTGGCGTTCGGCGACGAGAAGATCACCGTCGAGGACTCGGCGACGGCCGACTTCACGGGACTCGACCTGGCGCTGTTCTCCAACGGGAAGACGGCCTCGAAGGAGTTCGCCCCGAAGGTCGCCGCGGCGGGCGCCGTCGTGGTCGACAACTCCTCTGGCTGGCGGATGGATCCCGGCGTACCGCTGGTAGTTGCCGAGGTCAACCCTGGCGACCTCGACCACCTGCCCAAGGGCATCGTCGCCAACCCAAACTGCACCACGATGGCCGCGATGCCCGTGCTCGCACCGCTGCACCGCGAGGCCCGCCTGACTCGCTTGATCGTCTCGACCTACCAAGCAGTGTCGGGCTCCGGCGGCGTCGGCGTACGAGAGCTCGAGGAGCAGACCCAGGCACTCGCTGCAGATGCTGGCCGCCTTGCACTCGGCACCGACGGCATCACCCTGCCGCAGCCTTCTGTGTATGCCGGTCCGATCGCCTTCAACGTCCTCCCGCTGGCCGGCTCGATCGTTGCCGACGGCACCGGCGAGACCGACGAGGAGCAGAAGCTCCGCAACGAGAGCCGCAAGATCCTGCACATCCCGGACCTGCTCGTGGCCGGCACCTGCGTCCGCGTCCCCGTCTTCACCGGCCACTCCCTGAGCATCCACGCCGAGTTCGCCGACCCCATCACCCCCGAGCGCGCAACGGAGCTGCTCGCCGCTGCTCCCGGTGTAGAGCTAGCGGACCTGCCGACGCCCCTGCATGCCGCCGGCAACGACCCGTCCTACGTAGGCCGAATCCGCCAGGATCAGTCGGTCCCCGGCAACCGCGGCCTGGTCCTCTTCGTCTCCAACGACAACCTCCGCAAGGGGGCCGCCCTCAACGCGGTCCAAATCGCCGAACTCCTCCAGCAGCGCGCCTAGCCTTCAGCTCTTCCGCCGGCCGAAGAACCCTCGCCGTTTCGGTTCGTCCTGAACGGCGACGGTCACCGGCGTGCCGTCGGCGAGCCCGGTGGTCTGCGCATGGATCTGCCCGGCCAAGTTGATCGCGACCACGAAGTCCATCACCTGGAGATTCGCCGGCTCGATCACCCCACCGAGAACCGGCGGCGTGGTGAAGTCGACGATTTGATCCGCTCCCGGCACCAGCCCGCGCCGCAACGCTGCGTCCGCCAGGTCGATCAGAAGCTCGTCCTGGACCTCAGGCCGATCGAGGTCGGTCTGCAGTTGCTCCTGATCGCTCCAGCGGTGCGTCAGCGTGCCGGCGATCGGATCGAGCAACCAGAAGCCGTCGTCCGCGGCCAGGAAGACGTGACCGAACATCGTCGCGCGGATCGGCCGCTTGCCGGCCAGGTCCAGCCATGCCCATCTCTCCAGCGCACCGGCGTACTGCTCGTCGGTGAAGCTTTTGATGAAGTCCATGGGCGAAGGCTAGGACTGGCTCGGGTCAGCAGCGGTAGTAGTCCTTGGTGTAGATGCCGTTGACGGCTGACAGGGTGTGGTCGTAGCAGCCGCCGGTGCCCGTGGCGCGGTAGCGGACTGTTTGGGTGCCGGTGGCGTGGCGTTGGTCGCGGGGGACGTTGTAGATCCACGCGGCGCGGCCGTCGTAGGTCTCCTCGGTACGCCGATCCGCCAGCGTCACCGGGCCGAGTCGGCTCGTGGTGTGGCTGCGGTCGGCGAT
This region includes:
- a CDS encoding adenosylhomocysteinase, producing MHDLSLFTHADVRWAAQNMPLLLDTDLTPLNGLRIAICLHIEPKTAVLCALLIEAGAEVWLTGSPGTTRQDVADWLITLGVHVRAAADDDAPRLEDVLSCDPHLVLDNGADLIRALLDKGLPADFLGGTEETTTGALLLRQREDQPRFPVIVINDSYLKLLVENRWGVGQSVVQGFMNATNRMIPGARATVAGYGPCGRGVAQTLRQLGARVSVADLDPYRRLEAALDGHQVGRLDTLLAETELLFLATGQPDVITDEGIAALPDNSVIAGVGHYPWELDLRRLGPPTRLGARSGGSVTDPAASAAVAVDERSARLTALHETYEQPDGRRITVLAQTRMINLVSAGGNPIEAMDLGLTLQARSLALVATGAAAPGVQAVPQELDREIAETFAATLEMS
- a CDS encoding aspartate-semialdehyde dehydrogenase, with translation MRVGVFGATGQVGGVMRQLLVERKFPVDEIRYFASVRSAGSQLAFGDEKITVEDSATADFTGLDLALFSNGKTASKEFAPKVAAAGAVVVDNSSGWRMDPGVPLVVAEVNPGDLDHLPKGIVANPNCTTMAAMPVLAPLHREARLTRLIVSTYQAVSGSGGVGVRELEEQTQALAADAGRLALGTDGITLPQPSVYAGPIAFNVLPLAGSIVADGTGETDEEQKLRNESRKILHIPDLLVAGTCVRVPVFTGHSLSIHAEFADPITPERATELLAAAPGVELADLPTPLHAAGNDPSYVGRIRQDQSVPGNRGLVLFVSNDNLRKGAALNAVQIAELLQQRA